Proteins from one Bos indicus x Bos taurus breed Angus x Brahman F1 hybrid chromosome 19, Bos_hybrid_MaternalHap_v2.0, whole genome shotgun sequence genomic window:
- the ATP2A3 gene encoding sarcoplasmic/endoplasmic reticulum calcium ATPase 3 isoform X3: MLILVANAIVGVWQERNAESAIEALKEYEPEMGKVIRADRKGVQRILARDIVPGDIVEVAVGDKVPADLRLIDIKSTTLRVDQSILTGESVSVTKHTDAIPDPRAVNQDKKNMLFSGTNIASGKAVGVAVATGLHTELGKIRSQMAAVEPERTPLQQKLDEFGQQLSRAISVICMAVWVINIGHFADPAHGGSWLRGAVYYFKIAVALAVAAIPEGLPAVITTCLALGTRRMARKNAIVRSLPSVETLGCTSVICSDKTGTLTTNQMSVCRMFVVAEAGTGTCRLHEFTISGTTYAPEGEVRQGERRVRCGQFDGLVELATICALCNDSALDYNEAKGVYEKVGEATETALTCLVEKMNVFDTDLQTLSRVERAGACNAVIKQLMQKEFTLEFSRDRKSMSVYCTPTRPGLVAQGSKMFVKGAPESVIERCSSVRVGSHTVPLDTTSREQILAKVKDWGSGLDTLRCLALATRDMPPRKEDMQLDDCSKFVQYETDLTFVGCVGMLDPPRPEVAACIARCHQAGIRVVMITGDNKGTAVAICRRLGIFEDTEDVAGKAYTGREFDDLSPEQQRHACRTARCFARVEPTHKSRIVENLQSFNEITAMTGDGVNDAPALKKAEIGIAMGSGTAVAKSAAEMVLSDDNFASIVAAVEEGRAIYSNMKQFIRYLISSNVGEVVCIFLTAILGLPEALIPVQLLWVNLVTDGLPATALGFNPPDLDIMEKRPRNPREALISGWLFFRYLAIGVYVGLATVAAATWWFLYDAEGPQVTFYQLRNFLKCSEDNPVFAGIDCEVFESRFPTTMALSVLVTIEMCNALNSVSENQSLLRMPPWLNPWLLAAVAMSMALHFLILLVPPLPLIFQVTPLNGRQWVAVLQISLPVILLDEALKYLSRKHVDEDKGQQ, from the exons ATGCTGATCCTTGTGGCCAATGCGATTGTGGGCGTATGGCAG GAACGCAACGCGGAGAGTGCCATCGAGGCCCTCAAGGAGTATGAGCCTGAGATGGGCAAGGTGATCCGCGCGGACCGAAAGGGTGTGCAACGCATCCTTGCCCGGGACATCGTCCCTGGAGACATCGTGGAAGTGGCAG TGGGAGACAAAGTGCCCGCCGACCTCCGTCTCATTGACATCAAGTCCACCACGCTGAGAGTGGACCAGTCCATCCTGACCG GTGAATCTGTGTCTGTGACCAAGCACACAGACGCCATCCCGGACCCCAGAGCTGTCAACCAGGACAAGAAGAACATGCTGTTTTCT GGCACCAACATTGCATCAGGCAAGGCAGTGGGtgtggcagtggccacaggcctgcaCACTGAGCTGGGTAAGATCCGCAGTCAGATGGCCGCCGTGGAGCCAGAGCGGACGCCCTTGCAGCAGAAGCTGGACGAGTTTGGGCAGCAGCTGTCTCGTGCCATCTCCGTGATCTGCATGGCCGTGTGGGTCATTAACATCGGGCACTTTGCCGACCCTGCCCACGGTGGCTCCTGGCTTCGAGGTGCTGTCTACTACTTCAAGATCGCTGTGGCCCTGGCTGTGGCTGCCATCCCCGAGGGCCTCCCGGCTGTCATCACTACTTGCCTAGCACTGGGCACGCGGCGGATGGCCCGCAAGAACGCCATTGTGCGGAGCCTGCCCTCTGTGGAGACTCTGGGCTGCACCTCGGTCATCTGCTCGGACAAGACGGGCACGCTCACCACCAATCAGATGTCGGTCTGCCGG ATGTTCGTGGTAGCTGAGGCCGGAACGGGTACCTGCCGTTTGCACGAGTTCACCATCTCGGGCACCACGTATGCCCCGGAAGGCGAAGT GCGTCAGGGAGAGCGGCGAGTGCGCTGCGGGCAGTTTGATGGGCTGGTGGAGCTGGCGACCATCTGTGCCCTGTGCAATGATTCAGCACTGGACTACAACGAG GCCAAGGGTGTGTATGAGAAGGTGGGAGAGGCCACGGAGACGGCCCTGACATGCCTGGTGGAGAAGATGAATGTTTTTGACACGGACCTGCAGACTCTCTCCCGGGTGGAACGAGCTGGCGCCTGCAACGCG GTCATCAAGCAGCTGATGCAGAAGGAATTCACCCTGGAGTTCTCCCGAGACCGGAAGTCCATGTCAGTGTACTGCACGCCCACCCGCCCTGGCCTGGTGGCCCAGGGCAGCAAAATGTTTGTGAAG GGGGCTCCTGAGAGTGTGATTGAGCGCTGCAGCTCAGTCCGTGTGGGGAGCCACACGGTACCCCTGGACACCACCTCTAGGGAGCAGATCCTGGCCAAGGTCAAGGACTGGGGCTCAGGTTTGGACACACTGCGCTGCTTGGCACTGGCCACCCGAGACATGCCCCCGAGGAAGGAGGACATGCAACTGGATGACTGCAGCAAGTTTGTGCAGTACGAG ACGGACCTGACCTTCGTGGGCTGCGTGGGCATGCTGGACCCTCCAAGGCCCGAGGTGGCTGCCTGCATCGCACGCTGCCACCAGGCAGGCATCCGTGTGGTCATGATCACAGGGGACAACAAAGGCACAGCCGTGGCCATCTGCCGCCGGCTTGGCATCTTCGAGGACACGGAGGACGTGGCGGGCAAGGCCTACACGGGCCGCGAATTTGATGACCTCAGCCCCGAGCAGCAGCGCCATGCCTGCCGCACGGCCCGCTGCTTCGCCCGGGTGGAGCCCACCCACAAGTCCCGCATTGTGGAGAACCTGCAGTCCTTTAATGAGATCACTGCCATG ACAGGAGACGGAGTGAATGATGCCCCAGCCCTGAAGAAAGCAGAGATTGGCATTGCCATGGGCTCTGGCACGGCCGTGGCCAAGTCAGCGGCGGAGATGGTACTCTCAGATGACAACTTTGCCTCCATCGTGGCCGCGGTAGAGGAGGGCCGGGCCATCTATAGCAACATGAAGCAATTCATCCGCTACCTCATCTCCTCCAATGTTGGCGAGGTTGTCTG CATCTTCCTCACAGCAATTCTGGGCCTGCCCGAAGCCCTGATCCCTGTGCAGCTGCTCTGGGTGAACCTGGTCACAGATGGCCTACCTGCCACAGCCCTGGGCTTCAACCCCCCAGACCTGGACATTATGGAGAAACGACCCCGAAACCCTCGAGAGGCCCTCATCAGTGGCTGGCTCTTCTTTCGATATCTGGCTATTGGAG TGTACGTCGGCCTGGCCACAGTGGCTGCTGCCACCTGGTGGTTCCTATATGATGCCGAGGGACCGCAGGTCACCTTCTACCAGCTG AGGAACTTCCTGAAGTGCTCCGAGGACAATCCAGTCTTCGCCGGCATTGACTGCGAGGTCTTTGAGTCACGCTTCCCCACGACCATGGCCTTGTCTGTGCTGGTGACCATTGAGATGTGCAATGCCCTGAACAG CGTGTCGGAGAACCAGTCACTGCTGCGGATGCCGCCCTGGCTGAACCCCTGGCTGCTGGCGGCCGTGGCCATGTCCATGGCCCTGCACTTCCTCATTCTGCTTGTGCCGCCCCTGCCT CTCATCTTCCAAGTGACCCCACTGAATGGGCGCCAGTGGGTGGCGGTGCTCCAGATATCTCTGCCTGTCATTCTGCTCGACGAGGCTCTCAAGTACCTGTCCCGGAAGCACGTGGATG AAGACAAGGGCCAGCAGTGA
- the ATP2A3 gene encoding sarcoplasmic/endoplasmic reticulum calcium ATPase 3 isoform X5, with the protein MEEAHLLPAADVLRRFSVTAEGGLSAEQVTGARERYGPNELPTEEGKSLWELVLEQFEDLLVRILLLAALVSFVLAWFEEGEETTTAFVEPLVIMLILVANAIVGVWQERNAESAIEALKEYEPEMGKVIRADRKGVQRILARDIVPGDIVEVAVGDKVPADLRLIDIKSTTLRVDQSILTGESVSVTKHTDAIPDPRAVNQDKKNMLFSGTNIASGKAVGVAVATGLHTELGKIRSQMAAVEPERTPLQQKLDEFGQQLSRAISVICMAVWVINIGHFADPAHGGSWLRGAVYYFKIAVALAVAAIPEGLPAVITTCLALGTRRMARKNAIVRSLPSVETLGCTSVICSDKTGTLTTNQMSVCRMFVVAEAGTGTCRLHEFTISGTTYAPEGEVRQGERRVRCGQFDGLVELATICALCNDSALDYNEAKGVYEKVGEATETALTCLVEKMNVFDTDLQTLSRVERAGACNAVIKQLMQKEFTLEFSRDRKSMSVYCTPTRPGLVAQGSKMFVKGAPESVIERCSSVRVGSHTVPLDTTSREQILAKVKDWGSGLDTLRCLALATRDMPPRKEDMQLDDCSKFVQYETDLTFVGCVGMLDPPRPEVAACIARCHQAGIRVVMITGDNKGTAVAICRRLGIFEDTEDVAGKAYTGREFDDLSPEQQRHACRTARCFARVEPTHKSRIVENLQSFNEITAMTGDGVNDAPALKKAEIGIAMGSGTAVAKSAAEMVLSDDNFASIVAAVEEGRAIYSNMKQFIRYLISSNVGEVVCIFLTAILGLPEALIPVQLLWVNLVTDGLPATALGFNPPDLDIMEKRPRNPREALISGWLFFRYLAIGVYVGLATVAAATWWFLYDAEGPQVTFYQLRNFLKCSEDNPVFAGIDCEVFESRFPTTMALSVLVTIEMCNALNSVSENQSLLRMPPWLNPWLLAAVAMSMALHFLILLVPPLPLIFQVTPLNGRQWVAVLQISLPVILLDEALKYLSRKHVDACRNAGTVRTASQTQTGQPLTASSGTPDHTGRQGPAVSAGSRVESAACTSE; encoded by the exons ATGGAGGAGGCGCACCTGCTCCCGGCCGCCGACGTGCTGCGCCGCTTCTCGGTGACGGCCGAGGGCGGCCTGAGCGCGGAGCAGGTGACCGGCGCGCGGGAGCGCTACGGCCCTAACG AACTCCCGACCGAGGAAG ggaagtccctgtgggaGCTCGTGCTGGAACAGTTCGAGGACCTCCTGGTTCGAATCCTGCTGCTGGCCGCCCTGGTCTCTTTC GTCCTGGCCTGGTTTGAGGAGGGCGAGGAGACCACGACAGCCTTCGTGGAGCCCCTGGTCATCATGCTGATCCTTGTGGCCAATGCGATTGTGGGCGTATGGCAG GAACGCAACGCGGAGAGTGCCATCGAGGCCCTCAAGGAGTATGAGCCTGAGATGGGCAAGGTGATCCGCGCGGACCGAAAGGGTGTGCAACGCATCCTTGCCCGGGACATCGTCCCTGGAGACATCGTGGAAGTGGCAG TGGGAGACAAAGTGCCCGCCGACCTCCGTCTCATTGACATCAAGTCCACCACGCTGAGAGTGGACCAGTCCATCCTGACCG GTGAATCTGTGTCTGTGACCAAGCACACAGACGCCATCCCGGACCCCAGAGCTGTCAACCAGGACAAGAAGAACATGCTGTTTTCT GGCACCAACATTGCATCAGGCAAGGCAGTGGGtgtggcagtggccacaggcctgcaCACTGAGCTGGGTAAGATCCGCAGTCAGATGGCCGCCGTGGAGCCAGAGCGGACGCCCTTGCAGCAGAAGCTGGACGAGTTTGGGCAGCAGCTGTCTCGTGCCATCTCCGTGATCTGCATGGCCGTGTGGGTCATTAACATCGGGCACTTTGCCGACCCTGCCCACGGTGGCTCCTGGCTTCGAGGTGCTGTCTACTACTTCAAGATCGCTGTGGCCCTGGCTGTGGCTGCCATCCCCGAGGGCCTCCCGGCTGTCATCACTACTTGCCTAGCACTGGGCACGCGGCGGATGGCCCGCAAGAACGCCATTGTGCGGAGCCTGCCCTCTGTGGAGACTCTGGGCTGCACCTCGGTCATCTGCTCGGACAAGACGGGCACGCTCACCACCAATCAGATGTCGGTCTGCCGG ATGTTCGTGGTAGCTGAGGCCGGAACGGGTACCTGCCGTTTGCACGAGTTCACCATCTCGGGCACCACGTATGCCCCGGAAGGCGAAGT GCGTCAGGGAGAGCGGCGAGTGCGCTGCGGGCAGTTTGATGGGCTGGTGGAGCTGGCGACCATCTGTGCCCTGTGCAATGATTCAGCACTGGACTACAACGAG GCCAAGGGTGTGTATGAGAAGGTGGGAGAGGCCACGGAGACGGCCCTGACATGCCTGGTGGAGAAGATGAATGTTTTTGACACGGACCTGCAGACTCTCTCCCGGGTGGAACGAGCTGGCGCCTGCAACGCG GTCATCAAGCAGCTGATGCAGAAGGAATTCACCCTGGAGTTCTCCCGAGACCGGAAGTCCATGTCAGTGTACTGCACGCCCACCCGCCCTGGCCTGGTGGCCCAGGGCAGCAAAATGTTTGTGAAG GGGGCTCCTGAGAGTGTGATTGAGCGCTGCAGCTCAGTCCGTGTGGGGAGCCACACGGTACCCCTGGACACCACCTCTAGGGAGCAGATCCTGGCCAAGGTCAAGGACTGGGGCTCAGGTTTGGACACACTGCGCTGCTTGGCACTGGCCACCCGAGACATGCCCCCGAGGAAGGAGGACATGCAACTGGATGACTGCAGCAAGTTTGTGCAGTACGAG ACGGACCTGACCTTCGTGGGCTGCGTGGGCATGCTGGACCCTCCAAGGCCCGAGGTGGCTGCCTGCATCGCACGCTGCCACCAGGCAGGCATCCGTGTGGTCATGATCACAGGGGACAACAAAGGCACAGCCGTGGCCATCTGCCGCCGGCTTGGCATCTTCGAGGACACGGAGGACGTGGCGGGCAAGGCCTACACGGGCCGCGAATTTGATGACCTCAGCCCCGAGCAGCAGCGCCATGCCTGCCGCACGGCCCGCTGCTTCGCCCGGGTGGAGCCCACCCACAAGTCCCGCATTGTGGAGAACCTGCAGTCCTTTAATGAGATCACTGCCATG ACAGGAGACGGAGTGAATGATGCCCCAGCCCTGAAGAAAGCAGAGATTGGCATTGCCATGGGCTCTGGCACGGCCGTGGCCAAGTCAGCGGCGGAGATGGTACTCTCAGATGACAACTTTGCCTCCATCGTGGCCGCGGTAGAGGAGGGCCGGGCCATCTATAGCAACATGAAGCAATTCATCCGCTACCTCATCTCCTCCAATGTTGGCGAGGTTGTCTG CATCTTCCTCACAGCAATTCTGGGCCTGCCCGAAGCCCTGATCCCTGTGCAGCTGCTCTGGGTGAACCTGGTCACAGATGGCCTACCTGCCACAGCCCTGGGCTTCAACCCCCCAGACCTGGACATTATGGAGAAACGACCCCGAAACCCTCGAGAGGCCCTCATCAGTGGCTGGCTCTTCTTTCGATATCTGGCTATTGGAG TGTACGTCGGCCTGGCCACAGTGGCTGCTGCCACCTGGTGGTTCCTATATGATGCCGAGGGACCGCAGGTCACCTTCTACCAGCTG AGGAACTTCCTGAAGTGCTCCGAGGACAATCCAGTCTTCGCCGGCATTGACTGCGAGGTCTTTGAGTCACGCTTCCCCACGACCATGGCCTTGTCTGTGCTGGTGACCATTGAGATGTGCAATGCCCTGAACAG CGTGTCGGAGAACCAGTCACTGCTGCGGATGCCGCCCTGGCTGAACCCCTGGCTGCTGGCGGCCGTGGCCATGTCCATGGCCCTGCACTTCCTCATTCTGCTTGTGCCGCCCCTGCCT CTCATCTTCCAAGTGACCCCACTGAATGGGCGCCAGTGGGTGGCGGTGCTCCAGATATCTCTGCCTGTCATTCTGCTCGACGAGGCTCTCAAGTACCTGTCCCGGAAGCACGTGGATG CCTGTCGCAATGCAGGCACTGTCAGGACGGCCTCCCAGACACAGACTGGGCAGCCGCTGACTGCCTCCTCTGGGACCCCAGACCACACTGG AAGACAAGGGCCAGCAGTGAGTGCGGGGAGCAGAGTGGAGTCTGCAGCATGTACCTCAGAGTGA
- the ATP2A3 gene encoding sarcoplasmic/endoplasmic reticulum calcium ATPase 3 isoform X1, which yields MEEAHLLPAADVLRRFSVTAEGGLSAEQVTGARERYGPNELPTEEGKSLWELVLEQFEDLLVRILLLAALVSFVLAWFEEGEETTTAFVEPLVIMLILVANAIVGVWQERNAESAIEALKEYEPEMGKVIRADRKGVQRILARDIVPGDIVEVAVGDKVPADLRLIDIKSTTLRVDQSILTGESVSVTKHTDAIPDPRAVNQDKKNMLFSGTNIASGKAVGVAVATGLHTELGKIRSQMAAVEPERTPLQQKLDEFGQQLSRAISVICMAVWVINIGHFADPAHGGSWLRGAVYYFKIAVALAVAAIPEGLPAVITTCLALGTRRMARKNAIVRSLPSVETLGCTSVICSDKTGTLTTNQMSVCRMFVVAEAGTGTCRLHEFTISGTTYAPEGEVRQGERRVRCGQFDGLVELATICALCNDSALDYNEAKGVYEKVGEATETALTCLVEKMNVFDTDLQTLSRVERAGACNAVIKQLMQKEFTLEFSRDRKSMSVYCTPTRPGLVAQGSKMFVKGAPESVIERCSSVRVGSHTVPLDTTSREQILAKVKDWGSGLDTLRCLALATRDMPPRKEDMQLDDCSKFVQYETDLTFVGCVGMLDPPRPEVAACIARCHQAGIRVVMITGDNKGTAVAICRRLGIFEDTEDVAGKAYTGREFDDLSPEQQRHACRTARCFARVEPTHKSRIVENLQSFNEITAMTGDGVNDAPALKKAEIGIAMGSGTAVAKSAAEMVLSDDNFASIVAAVEEGRAIYSNMKQFIRYLISSNVGEVVCIFLTAILGLPEALIPVQLLWVNLVTDGLPATALGFNPPDLDIMEKRPRNPREALISGWLFFRYLAIGVYVGLATVAAATWWFLYDAEGPQVTFYQLRNFLKCSEDNPVFAGIDCEVFESRFPTTMALSVLVTIEMCNALNSVSENQSLLRMPPWLNPWLLAAVAMSMALHFLILLVPPLPLIFQVTPLNGRQWVAVLQISLPVILLDEALKYLSRKHVDEDKGQQ from the exons ATGGAGGAGGCGCACCTGCTCCCGGCCGCCGACGTGCTGCGCCGCTTCTCGGTGACGGCCGAGGGCGGCCTGAGCGCGGAGCAGGTGACCGGCGCGCGGGAGCGCTACGGCCCTAACG AACTCCCGACCGAGGAAG ggaagtccctgtgggaGCTCGTGCTGGAACAGTTCGAGGACCTCCTGGTTCGAATCCTGCTGCTGGCCGCCCTGGTCTCTTTC GTCCTGGCCTGGTTTGAGGAGGGCGAGGAGACCACGACAGCCTTCGTGGAGCCCCTGGTCATCATGCTGATCCTTGTGGCCAATGCGATTGTGGGCGTATGGCAG GAACGCAACGCGGAGAGTGCCATCGAGGCCCTCAAGGAGTATGAGCCTGAGATGGGCAAGGTGATCCGCGCGGACCGAAAGGGTGTGCAACGCATCCTTGCCCGGGACATCGTCCCTGGAGACATCGTGGAAGTGGCAG TGGGAGACAAAGTGCCCGCCGACCTCCGTCTCATTGACATCAAGTCCACCACGCTGAGAGTGGACCAGTCCATCCTGACCG GTGAATCTGTGTCTGTGACCAAGCACACAGACGCCATCCCGGACCCCAGAGCTGTCAACCAGGACAAGAAGAACATGCTGTTTTCT GGCACCAACATTGCATCAGGCAAGGCAGTGGGtgtggcagtggccacaggcctgcaCACTGAGCTGGGTAAGATCCGCAGTCAGATGGCCGCCGTGGAGCCAGAGCGGACGCCCTTGCAGCAGAAGCTGGACGAGTTTGGGCAGCAGCTGTCTCGTGCCATCTCCGTGATCTGCATGGCCGTGTGGGTCATTAACATCGGGCACTTTGCCGACCCTGCCCACGGTGGCTCCTGGCTTCGAGGTGCTGTCTACTACTTCAAGATCGCTGTGGCCCTGGCTGTGGCTGCCATCCCCGAGGGCCTCCCGGCTGTCATCACTACTTGCCTAGCACTGGGCACGCGGCGGATGGCCCGCAAGAACGCCATTGTGCGGAGCCTGCCCTCTGTGGAGACTCTGGGCTGCACCTCGGTCATCTGCTCGGACAAGACGGGCACGCTCACCACCAATCAGATGTCGGTCTGCCGG ATGTTCGTGGTAGCTGAGGCCGGAACGGGTACCTGCCGTTTGCACGAGTTCACCATCTCGGGCACCACGTATGCCCCGGAAGGCGAAGT GCGTCAGGGAGAGCGGCGAGTGCGCTGCGGGCAGTTTGATGGGCTGGTGGAGCTGGCGACCATCTGTGCCCTGTGCAATGATTCAGCACTGGACTACAACGAG GCCAAGGGTGTGTATGAGAAGGTGGGAGAGGCCACGGAGACGGCCCTGACATGCCTGGTGGAGAAGATGAATGTTTTTGACACGGACCTGCAGACTCTCTCCCGGGTGGAACGAGCTGGCGCCTGCAACGCG GTCATCAAGCAGCTGATGCAGAAGGAATTCACCCTGGAGTTCTCCCGAGACCGGAAGTCCATGTCAGTGTACTGCACGCCCACCCGCCCTGGCCTGGTGGCCCAGGGCAGCAAAATGTTTGTGAAG GGGGCTCCTGAGAGTGTGATTGAGCGCTGCAGCTCAGTCCGTGTGGGGAGCCACACGGTACCCCTGGACACCACCTCTAGGGAGCAGATCCTGGCCAAGGTCAAGGACTGGGGCTCAGGTTTGGACACACTGCGCTGCTTGGCACTGGCCACCCGAGACATGCCCCCGAGGAAGGAGGACATGCAACTGGATGACTGCAGCAAGTTTGTGCAGTACGAG ACGGACCTGACCTTCGTGGGCTGCGTGGGCATGCTGGACCCTCCAAGGCCCGAGGTGGCTGCCTGCATCGCACGCTGCCACCAGGCAGGCATCCGTGTGGTCATGATCACAGGGGACAACAAAGGCACAGCCGTGGCCATCTGCCGCCGGCTTGGCATCTTCGAGGACACGGAGGACGTGGCGGGCAAGGCCTACACGGGCCGCGAATTTGATGACCTCAGCCCCGAGCAGCAGCGCCATGCCTGCCGCACGGCCCGCTGCTTCGCCCGGGTGGAGCCCACCCACAAGTCCCGCATTGTGGAGAACCTGCAGTCCTTTAATGAGATCACTGCCATG ACAGGAGACGGAGTGAATGATGCCCCAGCCCTGAAGAAAGCAGAGATTGGCATTGCCATGGGCTCTGGCACGGCCGTGGCCAAGTCAGCGGCGGAGATGGTACTCTCAGATGACAACTTTGCCTCCATCGTGGCCGCGGTAGAGGAGGGCCGGGCCATCTATAGCAACATGAAGCAATTCATCCGCTACCTCATCTCCTCCAATGTTGGCGAGGTTGTCTG CATCTTCCTCACAGCAATTCTGGGCCTGCCCGAAGCCCTGATCCCTGTGCAGCTGCTCTGGGTGAACCTGGTCACAGATGGCCTACCTGCCACAGCCCTGGGCTTCAACCCCCCAGACCTGGACATTATGGAGAAACGACCCCGAAACCCTCGAGAGGCCCTCATCAGTGGCTGGCTCTTCTTTCGATATCTGGCTATTGGAG TGTACGTCGGCCTGGCCACAGTGGCTGCTGCCACCTGGTGGTTCCTATATGATGCCGAGGGACCGCAGGTCACCTTCTACCAGCTG AGGAACTTCCTGAAGTGCTCCGAGGACAATCCAGTCTTCGCCGGCATTGACTGCGAGGTCTTTGAGTCACGCTTCCCCACGACCATGGCCTTGTCTGTGCTGGTGACCATTGAGATGTGCAATGCCCTGAACAG CGTGTCGGAGAACCAGTCACTGCTGCGGATGCCGCCCTGGCTGAACCCCTGGCTGCTGGCGGCCGTGGCCATGTCCATGGCCCTGCACTTCCTCATTCTGCTTGTGCCGCCCCTGCCT CTCATCTTCCAAGTGACCCCACTGAATGGGCGCCAGTGGGTGGCGGTGCTCCAGATATCTCTGCCTGTCATTCTGCTCGACGAGGCTCTCAAGTACCTGTCCCGGAAGCACGTGGATG AAGACAAGGGCCAGCAGTGA